A genomic segment from Diospyros lotus cultivar Yz01 chromosome 5, ASM1463336v1, whole genome shotgun sequence encodes:
- the LOC127801738 gene encoding annexin D3-like: MATLRVPDFVPPASEDSEELMKAFEGFGKEEEVIIRILGHRNASQRKKIREMYERLYDKPLVEELQSELFCHFRDAVILWTYDPAERDARLANKALNSWRKGIIPFLKVRGKGIITNLQVIVEIACATPPDHLMAVRQAYCSLFGCSLEEDITSNVSLPVRKVLLGLVSSYRYEGNVVDSNIANSEATKLYEAIQSKHLDDDEFLWILGTRNFFQLKKTFECYQNKYRNSIYQDIKSRGNGVLELVLGVIIWCIDSPEKHFAEVIRASVVGLGTDEDSLTRAIVARAEIDMKKIKEEYYKVNKTSLDDAVHNDTSRDYRRFLMTLIEDKN, from the exons ATGGCCACACTCAGAGTACCGGACTTTGTTCCTCCTGCATCCGAAGACTCCGAGGAGCTTATGAAGGCTTTCGAAG GGTttggaaaggaagaagaggtcATAATAAGGATTTTGGGGCATAGAAATGCAAGCCAGAGGAAGAAGATTAGAGAAATGTATGAGCGCCTCTACGATAAGCCGCTTGTTGAGGAGCTCCAGTCTGAACTTTTTTGCCATTTCAGG GATGCCGTGATATTATGGACATATGATCCTGCTGAGAGAGATGCAAGGTTGGCTAATAAGGCCCTCAATTCATGGAGGAAAGGCATAATCCCTTTTCTTAAAGTGAGAGGGAAAGGCATCATCACTAATCTTCAAGTGATAGTTGAAATAGCATGTGCGACACCGCCTGACCATCTCATGGCAGTAAGGCAAGCATATTGTTCTCTCTTTGGTTGCTCACTTGAAGAGGACATCACATCAAACGTCTCTCTACCGGTTAGAAAG GTTCTTCTCGGCTTAGTGAGTTCCTACAGATACGAGGGAAATGTGGTGGATTCGAACATAGCAAATTCAGAGGCAACTAAGCTGTATGAAGCTATTCAAAGTAAGCATCTAGATGATGATGAGTTTTTATGGATACTTGGCACCAGAAACTTTTTTCAGCTCAAAAAGACTTTCGAGTGCTACCAGAATAAGTATAGAAACTCCATATACCAG GACATTAAGAGTCGCGGAAATGGCGTCTTAGAGTTGGTATTGGGGGTTATAATCTGGTGCATAGACTCCCCAGAGAAACACTTTGCTGAG GTAATTAGAGCTTCAGTCGTTGGTCTTGGAACTGACGAAGATTCGCTGACAAGAGCTATTGTAGCTCGAGCTGAAATTGATATGAAGAAGATCAAAGAAGAATATTACAAGGTGAACAAGACTAGCCTCGATGATGCAGTTCACAATGACACTTCGAGAGATTATAGGCGCTTCCTCATGACCTTGATCGAAGATAAAAACTGA
- the LOC127801742 gene encoding annexin-like protein RJ4, giving the protein MASLIAPDHPSPVSDAEEIRKAVKGWGTDEKTVISIIGHRNAVQRKLIRQAYEEIYQEDLIKCFESELTGHLEKAVYRWMLDPVDREAVLANVALKQSTTDYPVIVELACIHSADELLSVKRAYQARYKHSLEEDLAAHTSDDLRKLLVALVGTYRYEGDEINARLANSEATVLHNAIKEKVLNHEEIIRIVSTRSKAQLVATFNRYKDEYGNSITKHLVDDPNNQYLAALRTAIRCINDPIKYYEKVVRNAINKTGTDEDALTRVIVTRAEKDMQQIKERYYKRNSVSLDHAVAKDTSGDYKQLLLTLLGKED; this is encoded by the exons ATGGCCAGCCTCATTGCTCCTGATCACCCTTCGCCTGTTTCTGACGCTGAGGAGATCCGAAAGGCCGTCAAAG GCTGGGGGACCGATGAGAAGACGGTAATCTCAATTATTGGACACAGAAATGCGGTTCAAAGGAAGCTGATCAGGCAAGCCTATGAGGAGATTTATCAAGAAGATCTAATCAAGTGCTTCGAATCAGAGCTCACGGGGCACTTGGAG AAAGCAGTTTATCGATGGATGCTGGATCCAGTTGATCGAGAAGCCGTCTTAGCCAACGTAGCCCTTAAGCAGTCGACCACTGATTATCCTGTGATCGTTGAACTCGCATGCATCCACTCTGCTGATGAGCTCTTATCCGTCAAGCGAGCCTACCAGGCTCGTTACAAGCATTCCTTGGAAGAGGATCTGGCCGCTCATACCTCTGATGATCTCAGAAAG CTTCTGGTTGCCTTAGTGGGAACATATAGATATGAAGGCGATGAGATAAATGCAAGATTAGCAAATTCAGAGGCAACAGTTCTTCACAATGCCATCAAGGAGAAGGTTTTGAATCATGAAGAGATTATTCGGATTGTGAGTACAAGGAGCAAGGCACAGCTCGTGGCAACCTTTAACCGATACAAAGATGAGTATGGCAATTCCATCACTAAG CATTTGGTGGATGATCCAAACAATCAGTACTTGGCTGCTCTGCGGACAGCCATCAGATGCATCAATGATCCGATTAAGTACTATGAAAAG GTAGTGCGCAATGCGATTAACAAGACAGGGACAGACGAAGATGCACTGACTCGAGTGATCGTTACAAGAGCCGAGAAGGACATGCAGCAGATCAAGGAGCGGTATTACAAGAGAAATAGTGTTTCCCTTGATCATGCAGTTGCCAAGGACACTTCAGGGGACTACAAACAGTTGCTTCTTACTTTGCTAGGAAAGGAAGATTAG
- the LOC127801739 gene encoding annexin D4-like, whose product MAVSHEIESLAKAFSGFGVDEKYLISTLGKWRADQAEAFRQEAPFFAKDEERHFERWNEHDVEQLKHEFLRFKSAVVLWTMHPWERDARLMKDAIIDGPKSYNVIVELACTRSSEQLLGTRRAYHSLFDRSLEEDVASHVKTPERKLLVGLVCAYRYEGQRVHEDVAKSEAKTLVVAVKNADGKNPIEDEEVVRILSTRSKLHLWAVFNHYKEISGKGIDEDLVANSILLDTVQCLSTPYPYFVKVLTAAMNRGADENTKEGLTRVIVTQADADMKRIKKEYKMQNQLELYEKIEQITKGSFKDFLLVLLARDSNEN is encoded by the exons ATGGCTGTCTCTCATGAGATTGAATCCCTCGCCAAGGCCTTCTCag GTTTTGGTGTGGACGAGAAGTACTTGATATCAACATTGGGGAAGTGGCGGGCGGACCAGGCGGAAGCCTTCCGGCAAGAAGCACCGTTCTTCGCAAAAGATGAAGAACGTCATTTCGAGCGATGGAACGAGCACGACGTCGAACAACTCAAGCACGAGTTCTTACGTTTTAAG AGTGCGGTGGTGCTGTGGACGATGCACCCATGGGAGAGGGACGCTCGGCTGATGAAGGATGCTATCATTGATGGCCCCAAATCATACAACGTTATAGTGGAGTTAGCCTGTACTCGATCCTCAGAACAGCTGTTGGGCACGAGAAGAGCCTATCACTCTCTCTTTGACCGCTCCCTTGAGGAAGACGTTGCTTCCCACGTCAAAACCCCAGAACGCAAG CTGCTGGTAGGACTTGTTTGTGCCTACCGCTACGAAGGGCAACGAGTTCATGAAGACGTTGCAAAATCCGAGGCAAAGACGCTGGTTGTTGCCGTTAAAAATGCCGACGGGAAGAACCCAATTGAGGATGAAGAGGTGGTGAGGATTCTATCAACGAGAAGCAAGCTCCATCTTTGGGCCGTGTTCAATCACTACAAGGAGATCTCCGGGAAGGGCATTGATGAG GATCTTGTAGCGAACTCAATCTTACTTGACACAGTGCAGTGCTTATCGACTCCTTATCCTTATTTCGTCAAG GTTTTGACTGCAGCGATGAATCGTGGTGCAGATGAGAACACCAAAGAGGGGTTGACTAGAGTAATAGTAACCCAAGCAGATGCCGATATGAAAAGGATCAAGAAAGAGTATAAAATGCAAAATCAACTTGAGCTATATGAGAAAATTGAACAAATAACCAAAGGGAGCTTCAAGGATTTCTTGCTCGTGTTGCTTGCAAGAGATTCAAATGAGAATTGA